The following DNA comes from Salvelinus sp. IW2-2015 linkage group LG1, ASM291031v2, whole genome shotgun sequence.
CAGCAATGTTTTAGTGTTGTGCTGCTAGTCAATTCTGGCttgacagtacaatacagtacatcgtACTGTACCAGAGCCATGTATAATGACTTACTAGTTTAACACTATAGTCCTCATCACGAACTGATTAGCAGTGTAATCAAATGATATTTCGAGTCACTATTATACGAACAGTTAGGTAATCTTTTACTTGTCTTAGAAATATATTTATATCAAATGACAATCTCtctaaaacactattttgctaCCAGCCCTCCAAAGGTACACGTAAAACATTGTGAGTATGTTTTAAAAAAGCATTTTCCACTTTAACAATTCAAGGTTAAACAGTGGTCTTTTGAAATATGTATATACACAGCTATAAAAATACAAAGTACAGtcatacaaatatatttattttccatttatgGTATAACTTTCACGATTTAATAATTCAACCATTTTGTTTAAATACAACACAAAGACCAATCAATAGAATACTGATAGCAAAGCAAAATTAATTCTCAAAACCTTGGCACAAATGGACTGCTTCGTGACTAAAGCCAAGAATAATGTGTTACATTCATGTCATAAAACGAAGTCTCCTGCACTTCCATTCGGCAAGTGGAGGACTAAGTTATTTGTTGGCTATATTCAATAATACCACATGAACATAAACATGCATTTGAAGAACCACTATCTGACTGGTTGCAGTGTTAGTGGAATAAAAAAGCCTCGAAAGCATAAAATATAAGACTTTCTAGTGGATAGAGGATATCTCAAATTAGATATAAGTGCAATACAGCCCAGCAATTTCGATGCAGTtctttttcttattggtataTTTCTTCGTCGAGGTTTGAAGTTGGAGCTGTCCAGACGAAAGGGTGCTGAACTGCTGCAGGCATTTGTTATGATGCCTTGGTGTTTGGTTTGGCATGACCAAATTGGTTGATTGTAACAGAGAAATACAACAAGTGTCTGTTGAGCTGTCAACTCGGGAAGGTTTTACAATCAAGTTATGCATGTGTTGCATAGAGTCAGCAGCAGCAAGTAAACGAGGGTCGAAAGAGCAGACCCTTTTCACAATTCACTTTCCGATATAGCATTATGCAAATCAAACTCGCAAAACATCCTTATTCTAAGACTCCCTATAGAGACTTTCACAGTCAAACCAATTTCCCTCGACCTATATGTCACACCGCAAACATTGATACGTCGACCTGTAATCAGCAATGAACTGTCAAGCTTTTTATCTTCGACGGAAAGATTGTAATGTTGTGTGGACAGAGCTACTCGTGTGCGTAGTGGTGCCTCTTCAAATTCCCTCCGGAAGAGTAAATTGCCACGCGCTGATCACTTGTGGCTTCAGCTCCatcttctctttctgtttcagGTGCACGCGACCGTGCCTTTTCCTCTCGTCGCTCCGGGCGAACCTTTTGCCGCATACGTCGCAGGAGAACGGCTTCTCTCCCGTGTGAGTCCGGGTGTGGGTGGTGAGGTGGTCGCTACGGCTGAAACTGCGCAGACAGATGCGGCACTGAAAGGGTTTGTGTCCGGTGTGGATGCGGATGTGCCTGTTGAGTTCATCCGAGCGGGAGAAGCGCCGGTCGCAGTTCTCCATGGGGCAGGTGAAGGGTTTCTCTTTGGCAGGCCCGGTGGAGGCCGCGGGGCTTTTCCTGACACGCGGTGCCTTTTGCGCGCGCGGCGTGTAACTTTGGGCAAAGGAGTCTGGCAATAGGGAGGAGTAAAGAATTGAGTCTATAGTACTGGGTAAAGCTGGTGAGGTAAGCTGGCAAGACGAATCGCACTGATTAGATAATGGCGGAAGTTCAATGTTGGGAAACATAGCTGGCTTGAGGAGGTTGTTGGTTGAGAGGTCCATGACTGGCACTGGGTAGTTGGAGTAAAGAGAACTGCAGAAACTCTGAGAGCAGGTGTCAGAATAGCACTGCTCCTGCTTGATTCCRCCTTCAACTTTGAACTCCATCTCTGGGTTAGGACACATGGGGGAAAATGAGTCCAAAAGTTCCTTTACATCCACTTGTTGGTCAGACGGGAAGTCAGTGGACATCGGGAACGTTTCTGATGATTGGAAGCCCGTTTCCAAATAGGAGTCCGATTTATTGAACGTGCCCCATTCGTAACAGCTGCTCTCGAACTCATTCTTGACCACTACTGGAAAAGACGCAGCTTCTGACTGTGGCTCGGTGGTGCTGTTCTGGTTTCGGACTTGAGCTGGGGAGCCGAAGCTCACCTGGGGAGAGGCTGAATCTTGAGCTTGGCCGCCGGATTGACCGTCGGGGTAGCTGGGACATGTCTGCCCCGGAGAGTACAGGGGCGGGGTGGCGCTGCAGGTGGAGGATTGCCTCTGGACGCCGGCGTCGCCGAAGCtgctgctgtccatggtgctcaGTTGAACTTCGGAGATTGGTAACGTAGAAATACCGACAATTTCTGTGATCATGTTGAGCAATGTCTCTGTGCTGCACGGCCCCCCCTGAGTCGCCTCCACATAGAAGCTGCCTGAGTAGGCGAGGGAGGAGGAGTAGCTGCCTTTGGGCGCCTCGCAGGAATTAAAGGCGAAATCTGAGTTGGAGGCCTCGGTTTTCAGGGTTACAGGTGCTCCCTctgaaaaagaaagagggaaagtttGTCATTACAAATGTTGATTTTAGACTGATAAATGCACATAAATTAAAGTCGTTATGTAATCAATAAGCATACATGCGTAACATGCACCGCTGCAAATGGGACACATTAAATCCATGCGATGTTTTTAATAAATCACAATGTGCAACCACAAACTATGTTATTCAAACTATCAATGCATGCATATTGATTTATCACATTATGCAATGCAGCAAGAGGCTACTGCGAATTTACCATGGTTAAACTGGGCAGGTGCTCCTCTCTCTGCGTCCGAAAACATCTCCTGGGTATCTTTCCGAGCGCTATTTTCCATCCCCAGGGAAGAACCGTTACAATTCTCAAACTGAGGGTAGAAGGAATCTTTAGAGttcaaatccatgttattcagCATGATTGCGAGATTGATTTCAAGTCTGTCAATCCAGGTAAGTGTAGGTagattaaaaaaaactaaacaaagcaAATACAAATTATGTGT
Coding sequences within:
- the LOC111964390 gene encoding early growth response protein 1-B: MLNNMDLNSKDSFYPQFENCNGSSLGMENSARKDTQEMFSDAERGAPAQFNHEGAPVTLKTEASNSDFAFNSCEAPKGSYSSSLAYSGSFYVEATQGGPCSTETLLNMITEIVGISTLPISEVQLSTMDSSSFGDAGVQRQSSTCSATPPLYSPGQTCPSYPDGQSGGQAQDSASPQVSFGSPAQVRNQNSTTEPQSEAASFPVVVKNEFESSCYEWGTFNKSDSYLETGFQSSETFPMSTDFPSDQQVDVKELLDSFSPMCPNPEMEFKVEGGIKQEQCYSDTCSQSFCSSLYSNYPVPVMDLSTNNLLKPAMFPNIELPPLSNQCDSSCQLTSPALPSTIDSILYSSLLPDSFAQSYTPRAQKAPRVRKSPAASTGPAKEKPFTCPMENCDRRFSRSDELNRHIRIHTGHKPFQCRICLRSFSRSDHLTTHTRTHTGEKPFSCDVCGKRFARSDERKRHGRVHLKQKEKMELKPQVISAWQFTLPEGI